A DNA window from Drosophila pseudoobscura strain MV-25-SWS-2005 chromosome 2, UCI_Dpse_MV25, whole genome shotgun sequence contains the following coding sequences:
- the kmr gene encoding AF4/FMR2 family member 4 isoform X2, producing MFGCIYQLWDWLEAPPLFTAGTMDAKKLQQLQEAAILAQQQKKLPLAYQTNLMDYRTATHSPAAIYHQALYQQSPTATSSSGGGPLSPIEMQPQSKHHHLMKHGHGGTSSSSHSSPYHQSYSSSGGTGEQIYQSPTERTYLAAAGRLQASNAMAGHNPISALQAQYQQLHQAKMHAKLATQNEAAHQQQRTFAMRQAINPPTGHYHMSQSPSMVSNMTTITQQQQQQQQQLLQQQQQRAPPSTLNLQNQYQPAQGPLKLQQQQQQQQQQQQQQPQMPKHYQEQLYAHQQQLQLQQQQQQQQQQQQQQQQQHRHKADLQTPGSEHGTVYIQQNHPGHVVNQACQTQISTVKPKATPSSEESSSTSTKSPTHAPLDRKKSAGSIQALKSPITKRPPTSPVTLSGWLHKQGSDGLKVWRKRWFVLAEYCMYYYKGPEEEKLLGSVLLPSYRVSACLPEDKIYRKFAFKCEHQNMRTYWLAAESADAMMQWVRALAAASLMQAPSSGESEPSVSSSLNHSGENSDSGIHTLQSQPSKGQPTPSSDNAGSTGGGGAQPLYANAPPKPRRTNDGGYSSPSPEHNEQPQQQQQSSSRRLMSPTQQLYQQQQQHQQQQQQQRSQQQPQQPQQQQHHAIYDTRTGHVSSALQLQQAQQQYNLDHLEAQFQQQQLDMEEQIVRLQQQRAAEEIYGEREIYMAKLIQQQRAAGGGGYPTQQQLLQAERRTPDAYGRSKQQRLFAAAAAAADYEDIYNMSQLGGGGGGAVPMSAQEALLQEAASYRRPLSPPSYDGSKHLPAMPQRYTPNHLEANADQLINTMDLRARSAAAIVRPHSADFLEYEARAEAAAAAAAAAVAQSKHESGRAPRPKSSLDINRTPDSFYYSEASYAEKMRKSALYLQSGGAGAAQPQQAGSYRTAAGDFGSGVNTIGYENPYERAYKRQELLAEAQAQGGVASSMPRMSRSASQGAGCGSVARSASALPQQQQHQHQLQQQHSEELPPLNVHPGSIFPPSMSTQEIICKNEQFLRSASARLPKRSGGMDDDYSAGNSTTTSPTSGAVPSPQHAQDGERKREESMKRLLEWKQRMLQSPLTRKGVQQGGSNMSAMSKLGSNPNILLSSTAVASGARYGPQAGKTGLLVNGGSSAAGGGANPAPVGGIQRSRSETQANVGPGGVYNSYSSDDEASISVRNVNNLPMGNLTVKPDPSDGQQESAFAPYYGSAAETKYAKATVLTDRGLYASGAGPSTSTPQHQQQQEQQQQQQQFRMRRVGSRAEIDMLERETSSQIRNLDVSAGDLLSRTHEELVLLLIQLRRQSSQTARAIEQCCSDIHDVQNRLRSAEGLTRAESIQRLDYLKQHLLDLERQYEKSKPLVNLVDNMVKLGSLYRNDANGRAQPATLDRLEFNQRMQERQMLQEEQKQWERLSPNQAELQAKVRELYQLDQLLQEESGILQSLQRDKEDLERALGGLRARIHDSNATPMALEAAKKQQHILERELSRVHQLLAENSKVAKKLEQTVAGNARLEQELLLLRQKVQATRASTSNGMLANDGSHVNGGDQTAVVLQSELERVQSLVGDMQRQRHELSSAVRQLTENSTRLYQEIGNKEMTAVNGGGSTNGSLKKRSNSTSWTETDLDANMQQWNGSRQNLNDSTLNLSTPLYVDTNSSAKLSDYNRYNGGGSSDALEMSGVDSDGFLDSNPFANLSNLEKQEIKTVRIVKRESERRHRDRSERGLSSSIQNLDQVLEEEQYAQQQQQLAQHQQQQQLYGHSLEEQMTNGHHSRSKSLPRNYSEPPKPRNSRHMNGGGAVKQNGHHYNGSSYDYDRNSNYEHQPPPPPAPSSAPIPQSNGHHHQNHHQSHHQQQREHLNPLANAYFAKQLQQQANPSRDSARVALRTKTDSLQSLNKSLTDISPEPVFQSVAARQIINEMSAGSASEDTEKIVEKVPPPHKHRRAVPREKRRHYTAPNNVNQKAMEKVQAENDMNRNNTNWRARDDLDMEVALRPRMNAPDVVRSALGQGEKISENTIDNLLLAPNKIVIPERYIPETTPELSPEEKKRRQEKVESIKKMLAEAPISSNENESLPPSKITAEKKQREHLLQLNQILAQQVMQVSKIVAEKAMSKAANRSSQGSEDEERGSDSPTESLPLYQQRDNFYS from the exons atgTTTGGCTGCATCTATCAGCTGTGGGATTG GTTGGAGGCGCCACCGCTCTTCACGGCCGGCACCATGGACGCCAAGAagttgcagcagctgcaggaggcGGCCATACtggcccagcagcagaaaaagctGCCGCTGGCGTACCAAACGAATCTCATGGACTACCGCACGGCCACACATTCGCCGGCGGCGATCTACCACCAAGCGCTGTATCAGCAATCTCCCACGGCCACCAGCTCCAGCGGCGGCGGGCCCCTCTCCCCCATCGAGATGCAGCCGCAGTCGAAGCACCACCATCTGATGAAGCACGGCCACGGGGGCACTTCGAGCAGCTCCCACAGCTCCCCCTATCATCAGTCATACTCGAGCAGCGGCGGGACGGGCGAGCAGATCTACCAGTCGCCCACGGAGCGCACCTAcctggcggcggcggggcgGCTGCAGGCCAGCAATGCGATGGCCGGACACAATCCGATATCGGCGCTGCAGGCCCAGTACCAGCAGCTGCATCAGGCCAAGATGCACGCCAAGTTGGCCACCCAGAACGAGGCggcccaccagcagcagcgaaccTTTGCTATGCGGCAGGCCATCAATCCACCGACAGGCCACTACCACATGAGTCAGTCCCCCAGCATGGTGTCCAACATGACGACCATtactcagcagcagcagcaacagcagcagcaattgttgcaacagcagcagcagagggctCCCCCCTCCACGCTGAATCTGCAGAATCAATATCAGCCGGCGCAGGGTCCGTTgaagctgcaacagcagcagcagcaacagcagcagcagcagcagcagcaaccgcagATGCCGAAACACTACCAGGAGCAGCTTTATGCtcaccagcaacagctccagcttcagcagcaacaacaacagcaacaacaacagcaacaacagcagcagcagcaacatcgcCATAAAGCAGATCTCCAGACACCAGGCAGCGAGCACGGGACGGTCTACATCCAGCAGAATCATCCCGGACACGTGGTTAACCAGGCCTGTCAGACCCAGATATCCACGGTGAAGCCCAAGGCGACGCCCAGCTCCGAAGAGTCCTCATCCACATCTACCAAGAGTCCCACTCACGCGCCACTCGATCGCAAGAAGAGCGCGGGCTCCATTCAGGCTCTCAAGTCGCCCATCACCAAGCGGCCACCCACTTCGCCCGTCActctgtctggctggctgcaCAAGCAGGGCTCCGATGGCCTGAAGGTGTGGCGCAAGCGGTGGTTCGTCCTGGCCGAGTACTGCATGTACTACTACAAGGGGCCCGAGGAGGAGAAGCTGCTGGGGTCGGTGCTGTTGCCTTCGTATCGTGTGTCCGCCTGTTTGCCGGAGGACAAGATCTACCGCAAGTTTGCCTTCAAGTGCGAGCACCAGAACATGAGAACCTACTGGCTGGCGGCGGAGAGTGCCGACGCCATGATGCAGTGGGTGCGAGCCCTGGCGGCGGCCAGTCTGATGCAGGCTCCTAGCAGCGGTGAATCGGAGCCGAGTGTCAGTTCCTCCCTCAACCACAGTGGGGAGAACTCGGACTCGGGCATCCACACCCTGCAATCGCAGCCCAGCAAGGGACAGCCGACGCCGTCCTCGGACAACGCCGGAAGcactggcggcggtggcgccCAGCCCCTGTACGCCAATGCTCCGCCCAAGCCGCGTCGCACCAACGACGGCGGCTACTCCTCCCCATCACCGGAGCACAAcgaacagccgcagcagcagcagcagtcatcTAGTCGCCGCCTGATGTCGCCCACGCAGCAGCtttaccagcagcagcagcagcaccaacaacagcagcaacaacaacgatctcagcagcagccacagcagccgcagcagcagcagcatcatgcCATCTACGACACGAGGACGGGCCACGTATCGTCcgccctgcagctgcagcaggcccagcagcagtaCAATCTGGATCATCTGGAGGCTcagttccagcagcagcagctagaCATGGAGGAGCAGATTGtccgactgcagcagcagcgggccGCCGAGGAGATCTACGGCGAGCGGGAGATATACATGGCGAAGCTGATACAGCAGCAGCGTGCcgcaggcggcggcggctatcccacccagcagcagctcctgcagGCCGAGCGACGCACTCCGGATGCCTACGGACGGTCCAAGCAACAGCGCCTCTTTgctgccgcagcagctgcagcagactACGAGGATATCTACAACATGTCGCAACTGGGCGGCGGGGGCGGTGGAGCAGTGCCCATGTCTGCCCAGGAGGCTCTACTGCAGGAGGCGGCCAGCTACCGACGGCCCCTTAGCCCGCCCAGCTACGATGGCAGCAAGCATTTGCCGGCCATGCCCCAACGATACACGCCCAACCACTTGGAG GCCAACGCTGATCAGCTAATCAATACCATGGACTTGCGTGCCCGCTCCGCAGCGGCCATCGTGCGACCACACTCGGCTGACTTTCTGGAGTATGAGGCGCGTGCCGaggccgctgcagctgcggcagccgcagcggtGGCCCAGAGCAAGCACGAAAGCGGACGTGCCCCGCGACCCAAGTCCAGCCTGGACATCAACCGCACTCCGGACAGCTTCTACTACTCGGAGGCCAGCTACGCGGAGAAGATGCGCAAGAGTGCGCTCTACCTGCAGAGCGGAGGAGCGGGCGCAGCGCAGCCACAGCAGGCGGGCAGCTATCGCACCGCAGCCGGGGACTTTGGGTCGGGCGTGAACACCATTGGATACGAGAATCCCTACGAGCGGGCGTACAAGCgccaggaactgctggccgaggcccaggcccagggtGGCGTCGCCAGCAGCATGCCACGCATGAGTCGCTCGGCCAGCCAGGGGGCAGGCTGTGGGTCGGTGGCCCGCTCTGCCTCCGCCctgccgcaacagcagcagcaccagcaccagctgcagcagcagcactcggaGGAGCTGCCTCCACTCAATGTGCATCCGGGCTCCATTTTCCCGCCCTCGATGTCCACGCAGGAGATCATATGCAAGAACGAGCAGTTCCTGCGCTCGGCCAGTGCCCGGCTACCGAAGCGCAGCGGCGGCATGGATGACGACTACTCGGCGGGCAACTCGACCACAACATCGCCCACATCGGGGGCTGTGCCCTCGCCGCAGCACGCTCAGGACGGGGAGCGCAAGCGGGAGGAGTCAATGAAGCGGCTTCTGGAGTGgaagcagcgcatgctgcagTCCCCTCTCACCCGTAAGGGCGTGCAGCAGGGCGGCAGCAACATGTCCGCCATGTCGAAGCTGGGCAGCAACCCGAACATTCTGCTCTCCTCGACGGCGGTGGCCAGTGGCGCCCGCTATGGCCCCCAGGCCGGCAAGACGGGCCTCTTGGTGAACGGCGGCAGCTCTGCCGCTGGTGGAGGAGCCAATCCGGCCCCAGTCGGAGGCATACAACGTTCCAGATCGGAGACTCAGGCCAATGTGGGACCCGGCGGAGTGTACAACAGCTACTCCTCGGACGATGAGG CCTCGATTTCCGTGCGCAATGTGAACAATTTGCCCATGGGGAATCTGACAGTGAAGCCGGATCCATCCGATGGCCAGCAGGAGTCGGCCTTTGCCCCCTACTATGGCAGTGCCGCGGAAACGAAATACGCCAAGGCCACAGTGCTGACGGATCGCGGCCTCTACGCCTCTGGAGCTGgtccatccacatccacgccgcagcatcagcaacagcaggagcagcagcagcagcagcagcagttccggATGCGACGTGTTGGCAGTCGGGCGGAAATCGATATGCTAGAGCGGGAGACGAGCAGCCAGATTAGG AACTTGGATGTGTCGGCTGgggatctgttgagccgcaccCACGAGGAGCTGGTCCTGCTGCTCATACAGCTGCGACGCCAGAGCAGCCAGACAGCCCGTGCCATCGAGCAGTGCTGCAGCGATATACATGATGTTCAG AACCGCCTGCGCAGTGCCGAGGGTCTGACCCGGGCAGAGAGCATCCAGCGACTGGACTACTTGAAGCAGCACCTGCTCGACCTGGAGCGGCAGTACGAGAAGAGCAAGCCGTTGGTCAATCTGGTGGACAACATGGTAAAGCTGGGCTCTCTGTACCGCAACGATGCCAACGGGCGGGCCCAGCCGGCCACTCTGGATCGCCTGGAGTTCAATCAGCGAATGCAGGAGCGCCAGAtgctgcaggaggagcaaAAACAGTGGGAACGCCTCAGCCCCAATCAGGCAGAGTTGCAG GCCAAAGTACGAGAGCTGTACCAGCTCGATCAGCTGCTGCAGGAAGAGTCGGGCATCTTGCAGAGCTTGCAGCGCGACAAGGAGGACCTGGAGAGGGCCCTGGGCGGCCTGCGGGCACGCATCCACGACAGCAACGCCACTCCCATGGCACTGGAGGCggccaagaagcagcagcacatccTGGAGCGCGAACTGTCGCGTGTccaccagctgctggccgAGAACTCAAAGGTAGCCAAG AAACTGGAGCAAACCGTAGCCGGAAATGCCCGTCTCGAGCAagagctgctcctgctccgtcAGAAGGTACAGGCCACGCgggccagcaccagcaacggCATGTTGGCCAACGATGGGTCCCATGTGAATGGCGGCGACCAGACAGCTGTCGTGTTGCAGTCGGAGTTGGAGCGGGTGCAGTCCCTGGTGGGCGACATGCAGCGACAGCGCCATGAACTGAGCTCGGCCGTGCGTCAACTCACGGAGAACTCGACGCGTCTGTACCAGGAGATTGGCAACAAGGAAATGACAGCCGTCAATGGGGGTGGCTCCACCAATGGCAGCCTCAAGAAGCGCAGCAACTCGACCAGCTGGACAGAGACCGATCTGGATGCCAATATGCAGCAGTGGAACGGCAGTCGTCAGAACCTCAACGACTCGACCCTCAATCTGTCCACACCGCTCTATGTGGACACCAACAGCTCGGCCAAGTTGAGCGACTACAATCGCTACAAcggaggcggcagcagcgatgCCCTGGAAATGAGTGGCGTGGACAGCGATGGCTTCTTGGACAGCAATCCGTTCGCCAATTTGAGCAATCTCGAGAAGCAGGAGATCAAAACGGTTCGCATCGTGAAGCGGGAGTCGGAGCGGCGTCATCGCGATCGCAGCGAGCGTGGTCTCAGCAGCTCCATACAGAACCTGGACCAGGTGCTGGAGGAGGAACAGtacgcccagcagcagcaacagctagctcagcaccagcagcagcagcaactgtaTGGCCACAGCCTGGAGGAGCAGATGACCAACGGACATCATAGCCGCTCAAAGTCGTTGCCGCGGAACTACAGCGAGCCCCCGAAGCCCAGGAACAGTCGCCACATGAACGGCGGTGGAGCCGTGAAGCAGAACGGCCACCACTACAACGGCAGCAGCTACGATTACGACAGGAACAGCAACTACGAGCAtcagccgccgccaccaccagcaccgtCATCGGCGCCCATACCACAGAGCAATGGCCACCACCATCAGAACCATCATCAGAgtcaccaccagcagcagcgggagcatCTGAATCCTCTGGCCAATGCCTATTTCGCcaagcaactgcagcagcaggcgaatCCCTCGCGGGACAGTGCCAGGGTGGCACTACGCACCAAGACAGACTCATTGCAGAGCCTCAACAAGAGCCTGACGGACATCAGCCCCGAGCCGGTGTTCCAGAGCGTGGCCGCTCGTCAGATCATCAATGAAATGTCCGCTGGCTCGGCGTCGGAGGACACCGAGAAGATTGTCGAGAAggtgccgccgccgcacaAACATCGACGGGCAGTGCCCCGCGAGAAGCGACGTCACTATACTGCACCCAACAATGTAAACCAGAAGGCCATGGAGAAGGTGCAGGCGGAGAATGACATGAATCGCAAT AACACAAACTGGCGTGCCCGCGATGATCTGGACATGGAGGTGGCCCTGAGGCCGCGCATGAATGCCCCCGATGTGGTGCGTTCGGCACTGGGACAGGGAGAGAAGATCTCTGAGAATACCATTGATAACTTGCTCTTGGCCCCCAACAAAATAGTCATTCCCGAGCGTTACATACCAGAAACA ACGCCCGAACTATCGCCAGAGGAGAAGAAGCGGCGCCAGGAGAAGGTCGAGTCCATTAAGAAGATGCTGGCCGAGGCGCCTATTAGCAGCAAC GAGAACGAGAGCCTGCCGCCGAGCAAAATCACAGCAGAAAAGAAGCAGCGCGAGCACTTGCTGCAGCTCAACCAGATCCTGGCCCAGCAGGTGATGCAAGTCAGCAAGATTGTGGCCG AGAAAGCCATGTCAAAGGCGGCCAACAGATCGAGCCAGGGCAGCGAGGACGAGGAGCGAGGATCGGATTCACCGACCGAATCACTGCCGCTGTACCAGCAACGGGATAACTTCTACAGCTAA